A single window of Lutzomyia longipalpis isolate SR_M1_2022 chromosome 1, ASM2433408v1 DNA harbors:
- the LOC129797860 gene encoding phosphofurin acidic cluster sorting protein 2 isoform X2 has translation MTEKTTRFEKMSNFTKPVPMKLFAAWEVDRTPPNCIPRLCSLTITRLSLLSPLPVDLSSVSLAVKMQSSKRTLRSHEIPVPQSVLTANASGAVLSSPPLLETELDLNFSLQYPHFIKRDGNRLLILLQRRKKYKTRTILGYKTLAEGVIRMDAVLQKSMDMTVELNATGKGSRPGVTLATLRADRVSSIPVDHDNKNNNSVLLTDRVNEYSDEDEEGEFSSGEENDDPGDGVLTGYDAKRGYAKRGSNYRKLERSENDGETEDAPIGQNPGDSDSEFENLGKDKGNRAKMSRKLFLNEKLQKYARMDFFRPSAGKATHYEQTDNFPDATEKILLQRNFKQKIVALLKRFKVPDELDGGVSRHTGRGERVLDALYQELESLSCGEGDESGPDMDTVSVGSTPKPSLRPFFTNSRTMLHENLMGDYKTEMKIPLEKRDSLNASTLPLDKKNSIPGAEKSGDWRNDSSGNEGGAGNTDPEAPNSDPQNTGSPPRSGDKESATDRRNRLFRAASNQPSSSKKKHSLSLASEQSQPKSALDACLSPTNVEPRKSLLDQVARTFATDEAILPDVVSLVGPPEAHHVALTARLAPLLAASFRPTFAPHNTAEVRAVLQALMNKIQKYCNSTAKPPTTIKVLLLGGDWLQGAVLRHYVELLGVRPPDWVNHIRFYIVPIGSSAISRYLSAVDATYGALFGTEAWQQLCERAIGSDPAQSKIDVIEVTNRVQRYLHSAGPCTQIPIAEAMVNYREEDSCQIFVPFISDVKLGCPEGPQVSLDLDESLGIISQQTSNVLSSSPPQSGRMSPPMPTTPATPSQQQQEKAEKADKVEKMEKLQMQQMQMQPESYELQIDYWPVASRYSDNKEKKEDKKGTDQGKNSIKSTFRNLQVWRLPQNPITSELPYGLTLSYATKEKKQKIMRLGKKKEKDRDMEKELCVDGISRLICSPKPSHPVPLRVYIDGTEWTGVKFFQLSSLWQTHVKNFPVGLIGAPLAPAET, from the exons ATGACGGAGAAAACCACGAGATTTGAGAAGATGTCCAACTTCACCAAGCCCGTACCCATGAAGTTGTTCGCGGCGTGGGAAGTGGACAGAACACCACCGAATTGTATACCAAG ATTATGCTCCTTGACAATAACACGTTTGTCACTCCTGTCACCACTTCCAGTGGATCTGTCCTCTGTATCACTTGCCGTGAAGATGCAAAGCTCAAAGAGGACACTGAGATCCCATGAGATTCCCGTGCCACAGTCCGTGTTGACGGCAAATGCAAGTGGTGCTGTCCTCAGTAGTCCACCACTCCTTGAGACGGAGTTGGATTTGAATTTTAGTCTTCAGTATCCACATTTCATAAAGCGCGACGGGAATCGCTTGTTGATTCTGCTGCAGCGTCGCAAAAAGTACAAGACACGCACAATTTTGGGGTATAAAACCCTTGCAGAGGGGGTGATTCGTATGGATGCGGTGCTGCAGAAATCAATGGATATGACGGTGGAATTGAATGCCACGGGAAAGGGTAGTCGCCCCGGTGTGACACTGGCCACACTCCGAGCAGACAGAGTTTCTTCCATTCCTGTTGATCATGACAATAAGAATAACAATAGTGTATTACTGACGG ATCGTGTGAATGAATACTCCGATGAAGATGAGGAAGGTGAATTTAGTTCAGGAGAGGAGAATGATGATCCCGGTGATGGGGTTTTGACGGGATATGATGCAAAGAGGGGGTATGCAAAGAGAGGAAGTAATTACAGAAAATTGGAGAGATCGGAAAATGATGGGGAAACCGAAGATGCACCCATAGGTCAAAATCCCGGCGATAGTGACAGTGAATTCGAAAATCTTGGCAAGGATAAGGGAAATCGTGCCAAAATGAGTCGT aaattatttttaaatgaaaaactccAAAAATATGCTCGAATGGACTTTTTTCGGCCATCTGCCGGAAAGGCAACACATTATGAACAGACAGACAACTTCCCTGATGCAACAGAGAAAATTCTACTG CAACGGAactttaaacagaaaattgtGGCCCTACTGAAACGCTTCAAAGTTCCCGACGAATTAGATGGTGGAGTTTCGCGGCATACGGGACGCGGTGAACGTGTGCTGGATGCATTGTATCAGGAGCTGGAATCACTGTCATGTGGTGAAGGTGATGAATCCGGACCCGATATGGATACCGTATCCGTGGGCTCCACACCTAAACCATCTCTACGacctttcttcacaaattcaaGAACAATgcttcatgaaaatttaatgg GCGACTATAAAACTGAAATGAAGATTCCACTGGAAAAGAGGGACTCCTTGAATGCATCGACATTACCGCtcgataagaaaaattcaattccagGAGCAG AGAAAAGTGGAGATTGGCGAAATGATAGTTCAGGCAATGAGGGTGGTGCTGGCAATACAGATCCAGAGGCACCCAATTCTGATCCCCAGAATACCGGTTCACCACCACGAAGTGGGGACAAAGAGAGTGCAACCGATCGGCGTAATCGTCTCTTCCGGGCTGCCAGTAATCAGCCGTCGAGCTCAAAAAAGAAGCATTCCCTGAGCCTGGCGTCGGAGCAGTCACAACCAAAGTCTGCTCTCGATGCGTGTCTCTCACCAACGAATGTTGAGCCACGTAAATCACTTCTGGATCAAGTTGCACGAACTTTTGCCACAGATGAGGCCATTCTGCCTGATGTTGTGTCACTTGTGGGACCACCTGAGGCACATCATGTGGCCCTTACGGCACGTCTTGCCCCACTACTGGCAGCCTCCTTTAGACCCACATTTGCACCCCACAATACAGCTGAGGTCAGGGCTGTCTTGCAGGcattgatgaataaaattcaaaaatactGCAATTCCACGGCAAAACCCCCAACAACAATAAAGGTGCTTCTCTTGGGCGGGGATTGGCTTCAGGGAGCTGTATTGCGTCACTATGTTGAGCTTCTGGGAGTGAGACCACCTGACTGGGTAAATCACATTCGCTTCTACATTGTTCCTATTGGAAGTAGTGCCATATCGCGGTACCTCAGTGCAGTTGATGCCACTTATGGGGCACTATTTGGCACTGAGGCCTGGCAGCAGCTCTGTGAGCGCGCAATCGGATCGGATCCAGCTCAATCAAAGATTGATGTGATTGAGGTGACAAATAGAGTGCAGAGGTATCTCCATAGTGCTGGGCCATGCACACAAATACCCATTGCTGAAGCTATGGTCAATTATAGAGAGGAGGACTCGTGCCAGATTTTTGTTCCATTTATTAGC GATGTTAAATTAGGATGCCCAGAGGGACCACAGGTGTCTCTGGATTTGGATGAGAGCCTGGGAATAATTAGTCAGCAAACATCGAATGTTTTATCGAGCTCACCACCACAGAGTGGACGTATGTCACCGCCAATGCCGACAACACCGGCAACACCATCACAACAGCAACAAGAGAAGGCCGAGAAGGCAGATAAGGTGGAAAAGATGGAGAAGTTGCAGATGCAGCAGATGCAAATGCAACCAGAATCGTACGAgttgcaaattgactattggCCAGTTGCGTCTCGCTATTCAGACAATAAAGAGAAGAAGGAAGATAAAAAGGGGACGGATCAGGGCAAAAACAGTATTAAGAGCACATTTAGGAATTTACAG GTTTGGCGACTCCCCCAAAATCCTATAACCAGTGAACTACCGTACGGGCTGACGTTGAGCTACGCCACAAAGGAGAAGAAACAGAAAA TAATGCGTTTGGGtaagaagaaggagaaggaTCGTGATATGGAGAAGGAACTATGTGTCGATGGGATTTCTCGTTTAATTTGTTCACCAAAACCATCCCATCCAGTCCCATTGCGTGTCTACATTGATGGCACCGAGTGGACAGGTGTGAAATTTTTCCAGCTCTCCTCACTGTGGCAGACGcatgtgaagaattttccagttGGCCTCATTGGTGCTCCATTGGCTCCGGCTGAAACCTAG
- the LOC129797860 gene encoding phosphofurin acidic cluster sorting protein 2 isoform X3, whose product MTEKTTRFEKMSNFTKPVPMKLFAAWEVDRTPPNCIPRLCSLTITRLSLLSPLPVDLSSVSLAVKMQSSKRTLRSHEIPVPQSVLTANASGAVLSSPPLLETELDLNFSLQYPHFIKRDGNRLLILLQRRKKYKTRTILGYKTLAEGVIRMDAVLQKSMDMTVELNATGKGSRPGVTLATLRADRVSSIPVDHDNKNNNSVLLTDRVNEYSDEDEEGEFSSGEENDDPGDGVLTGYDAKRGYAKRGSNYRKLERSENDGETEDAPIGQNPGDSDSEFENLGKDKGNRAKMSRKLFLNEKLQKYARMDFFRPSAGKATHYEQTDNFPDATEKILLQRNFKQKIVALLKRFKVPDELDGGVSRHTGRGERVLDALYQELESLSCGEGDESGPDMDTVSVGSTPKPSLRPFFTNSRTMLHENLMAEKSGDWRNDSSGNEGGAGNTDPEAPNSDPQNTGSPPRSGDKESATDRRNRLFRAASNQPSSSKKKHSLSLASEQSQPKSALDACLSPTNVEPRKSLLDQVARTFATDEAILPDVVSLVGPPEAHHVALTARLAPLLAASFRPTFAPHNTAEVRAVLQALMNKIQKYCNSTAKPPTTIKVLLLGGDWLQGAVLRHYVELLGVRPPDWVNHIRFYIVPIGSSAISRYLSAVDATYGALFGTEAWQQLCERAIGSDPAQSKIDVIEVTNRVQRYLHSAGPCTQIPIAEAMVNYREEDSCQIFVPFISDVKLGCPEGPQVSLDLDESLGIISQQTSNVLSSSPPQSGRMSPPMPTTPATPSQQQQEKAEKADKVEKMEKLQMQQMQMQPESYELQIDYWPVASRYSDNKEKKEDKKGTDQGKNSIKSTFRNLQVWRLPQNPITSELPYGLTLSYATKEKKQKIMRLGKKKEKDRDMEKELCVDGISRLICSPKPSHPVPLRVYIDGTEWTGVKFFQLSSLWQTHVKNFPVGLIGAPLAPAET is encoded by the exons ATGACGGAGAAAACCACGAGATTTGAGAAGATGTCCAACTTCACCAAGCCCGTACCCATGAAGTTGTTCGCGGCGTGGGAAGTGGACAGAACACCACCGAATTGTATACCAAG ATTATGCTCCTTGACAATAACACGTTTGTCACTCCTGTCACCACTTCCAGTGGATCTGTCCTCTGTATCACTTGCCGTGAAGATGCAAAGCTCAAAGAGGACACTGAGATCCCATGAGATTCCCGTGCCACAGTCCGTGTTGACGGCAAATGCAAGTGGTGCTGTCCTCAGTAGTCCACCACTCCTTGAGACGGAGTTGGATTTGAATTTTAGTCTTCAGTATCCACATTTCATAAAGCGCGACGGGAATCGCTTGTTGATTCTGCTGCAGCGTCGCAAAAAGTACAAGACACGCACAATTTTGGGGTATAAAACCCTTGCAGAGGGGGTGATTCGTATGGATGCGGTGCTGCAGAAATCAATGGATATGACGGTGGAATTGAATGCCACGGGAAAGGGTAGTCGCCCCGGTGTGACACTGGCCACACTCCGAGCAGACAGAGTTTCTTCCATTCCTGTTGATCATGACAATAAGAATAACAATAGTGTATTACTGACGG ATCGTGTGAATGAATACTCCGATGAAGATGAGGAAGGTGAATTTAGTTCAGGAGAGGAGAATGATGATCCCGGTGATGGGGTTTTGACGGGATATGATGCAAAGAGGGGGTATGCAAAGAGAGGAAGTAATTACAGAAAATTGGAGAGATCGGAAAATGATGGGGAAACCGAAGATGCACCCATAGGTCAAAATCCCGGCGATAGTGACAGTGAATTCGAAAATCTTGGCAAGGATAAGGGAAATCGTGCCAAAATGAGTCGT aaattatttttaaatgaaaaactccAAAAATATGCTCGAATGGACTTTTTTCGGCCATCTGCCGGAAAGGCAACACATTATGAACAGACAGACAACTTCCCTGATGCAACAGAGAAAATTCTACTG CAACGGAactttaaacagaaaattgtGGCCCTACTGAAACGCTTCAAAGTTCCCGACGAATTAGATGGTGGAGTTTCGCGGCATACGGGACGCGGTGAACGTGTGCTGGATGCATTGTATCAGGAGCTGGAATCACTGTCATGTGGTGAAGGTGATGAATCCGGACCCGATATGGATACCGTATCCGTGGGCTCCACACCTAAACCATCTCTACGacctttcttcacaaattcaaGAACAATgcttcatgaaaatttaatgg CAGAGAAAAGTGGAGATTGGCGAAATGATAGTTCAGGCAATGAGGGTGGTGCTGGCAATACAGATCCAGAGGCACCCAATTCTGATCCCCAGAATACCGGTTCACCACCACGAAGTGGGGACAAAGAGAGTGCAACCGATCGGCGTAATCGTCTCTTCCGGGCTGCCAGTAATCAGCCGTCGAGCTCAAAAAAGAAGCATTCCCTGAGCCTGGCGTCGGAGCAGTCACAACCAAAGTCTGCTCTCGATGCGTGTCTCTCACCAACGAATGTTGAGCCACGTAAATCACTTCTGGATCAAGTTGCACGAACTTTTGCCACAGATGAGGCCATTCTGCCTGATGTTGTGTCACTTGTGGGACCACCTGAGGCACATCATGTGGCCCTTACGGCACGTCTTGCCCCACTACTGGCAGCCTCCTTTAGACCCACATTTGCACCCCACAATACAGCTGAGGTCAGGGCTGTCTTGCAGGcattgatgaataaaattcaaaaatactGCAATTCCACGGCAAAACCCCCAACAACAATAAAGGTGCTTCTCTTGGGCGGGGATTGGCTTCAGGGAGCTGTATTGCGTCACTATGTTGAGCTTCTGGGAGTGAGACCACCTGACTGGGTAAATCACATTCGCTTCTACATTGTTCCTATTGGAAGTAGTGCCATATCGCGGTACCTCAGTGCAGTTGATGCCACTTATGGGGCACTATTTGGCACTGAGGCCTGGCAGCAGCTCTGTGAGCGCGCAATCGGATCGGATCCAGCTCAATCAAAGATTGATGTGATTGAGGTGACAAATAGAGTGCAGAGGTATCTCCATAGTGCTGGGCCATGCACACAAATACCCATTGCTGAAGCTATGGTCAATTATAGAGAGGAGGACTCGTGCCAGATTTTTGTTCCATTTATTAGC GATGTTAAATTAGGATGCCCAGAGGGACCACAGGTGTCTCTGGATTTGGATGAGAGCCTGGGAATAATTAGTCAGCAAACATCGAATGTTTTATCGAGCTCACCACCACAGAGTGGACGTATGTCACCGCCAATGCCGACAACACCGGCAACACCATCACAACAGCAACAAGAGAAGGCCGAGAAGGCAGATAAGGTGGAAAAGATGGAGAAGTTGCAGATGCAGCAGATGCAAATGCAACCAGAATCGTACGAgttgcaaattgactattggCCAGTTGCGTCTCGCTATTCAGACAATAAAGAGAAGAAGGAAGATAAAAAGGGGACGGATCAGGGCAAAAACAGTATTAAGAGCACATTTAGGAATTTACAG GTTTGGCGACTCCCCCAAAATCCTATAACCAGTGAACTACCGTACGGGCTGACGTTGAGCTACGCCACAAAGGAGAAGAAACAGAAAA TAATGCGTTTGGGtaagaagaaggagaaggaTCGTGATATGGAGAAGGAACTATGTGTCGATGGGATTTCTCGTTTAATTTGTTCACCAAAACCATCCCATCCAGTCCCATTGCGTGTCTACATTGATGGCACCGAGTGGACAGGTGTGAAATTTTTCCAGCTCTCCTCACTGTGGCAGACGcatgtgaagaattttccagttGGCCTCATTGGTGCTCCATTGGCTCCGGCTGAAACCTAG
- the LOC129797860 gene encoding phosphofurin acidic cluster sorting protein 2 isoform X8: MTEKTTRFEKMSNFTKPVPMKLFAAWEVDRTPPNCIPRLCSLTITRLSLLSPLPVDLSSVSLAVKMQSSKRTLRSHEIPVPQSVLTANASGAVLSSPPLLETELDLNFSLQYPHFIKRDGNRLLILLQRRKKYKTRTILGYKTLAEGVIRMDAVLQKSMDMTVELNATGKGSRPGVTLATLRADRVSSIPVDHDNKNNNSVLLTDRVNEYSDEDEEGEFSSGEENDDPGDGVLTGYDAKRGYAKRGSNYRKLERSENDGETEDAPIGQNPGDSDSEFENLGKDKGNRAKMSRQRNFKQKIVALLKRFKVPDELDGGVSRHTGRGERVLDALYQELESLSCGEGDESGPDMDTVSVGSTPKPSLRPFFTNSRTMLHENLMEKSGDWRNDSSGNEGGAGNTDPEAPNSDPQNTGSPPRSGDKESATDRRNRLFRAASNQPSSSKKKHSLSLASEQSQPKSALDACLSPTNVEPRKSLLDQVARTFATDEAILPDVVSLVGPPEAHHVALTARLAPLLAASFRPTFAPHNTAEVRAVLQALMNKIQKYCNSTAKPPTTIKVLLLGGDWLQGAVLRHYVELLGVRPPDWVNHIRFYIVPIGSSAISRYLSAVDATYGALFGTEAWQQLCERAIGSDPAQSKIDVIEVTNRVQRYLHSAGPCTQIPIAEAMVNYREEDSCQIFVPFISDVKLGCPEGPQVSLDLDESLGIISQQTSNVLSSSPPQSGRMSPPMPTTPATPSQQQQEKAEKADKVEKMEKLQMQQMQMQPESYELQIDYWPVASRYSDNKEKKEDKKGTDQGKNSIKSTFRNLQVWRLPQNPITSELPYGLTLSYATKEKKQKIMRLGKKKEKDRDMEKELCVDGISRLICSPKPSHPVPLRVYIDGTEWTGVKFFQLSSLWQTHVKNFPVGLIGAPLAPAET; encoded by the exons ATGACGGAGAAAACCACGAGATTTGAGAAGATGTCCAACTTCACCAAGCCCGTACCCATGAAGTTGTTCGCGGCGTGGGAAGTGGACAGAACACCACCGAATTGTATACCAAG ATTATGCTCCTTGACAATAACACGTTTGTCACTCCTGTCACCACTTCCAGTGGATCTGTCCTCTGTATCACTTGCCGTGAAGATGCAAAGCTCAAAGAGGACACTGAGATCCCATGAGATTCCCGTGCCACAGTCCGTGTTGACGGCAAATGCAAGTGGTGCTGTCCTCAGTAGTCCACCACTCCTTGAGACGGAGTTGGATTTGAATTTTAGTCTTCAGTATCCACATTTCATAAAGCGCGACGGGAATCGCTTGTTGATTCTGCTGCAGCGTCGCAAAAAGTACAAGACACGCACAATTTTGGGGTATAAAACCCTTGCAGAGGGGGTGATTCGTATGGATGCGGTGCTGCAGAAATCAATGGATATGACGGTGGAATTGAATGCCACGGGAAAGGGTAGTCGCCCCGGTGTGACACTGGCCACACTCCGAGCAGACAGAGTTTCTTCCATTCCTGTTGATCATGACAATAAGAATAACAATAGTGTATTACTGACGG ATCGTGTGAATGAATACTCCGATGAAGATGAGGAAGGTGAATTTAGTTCAGGAGAGGAGAATGATGATCCCGGTGATGGGGTTTTGACGGGATATGATGCAAAGAGGGGGTATGCAAAGAGAGGAAGTAATTACAGAAAATTGGAGAGATCGGAAAATGATGGGGAAACCGAAGATGCACCCATAGGTCAAAATCCCGGCGATAGTGACAGTGAATTCGAAAATCTTGGCAAGGATAAGGGAAATCGTGCCAAAATGAGTCGT CAACGGAactttaaacagaaaattgtGGCCCTACTGAAACGCTTCAAAGTTCCCGACGAATTAGATGGTGGAGTTTCGCGGCATACGGGACGCGGTGAACGTGTGCTGGATGCATTGTATCAGGAGCTGGAATCACTGTCATGTGGTGAAGGTGATGAATCCGGACCCGATATGGATACCGTATCCGTGGGCTCCACACCTAAACCATCTCTACGacctttcttcacaaattcaaGAACAATgcttcatgaaaatttaatgg AGAAAAGTGGAGATTGGCGAAATGATAGTTCAGGCAATGAGGGTGGTGCTGGCAATACAGATCCAGAGGCACCCAATTCTGATCCCCAGAATACCGGTTCACCACCACGAAGTGGGGACAAAGAGAGTGCAACCGATCGGCGTAATCGTCTCTTCCGGGCTGCCAGTAATCAGCCGTCGAGCTCAAAAAAGAAGCATTCCCTGAGCCTGGCGTCGGAGCAGTCACAACCAAAGTCTGCTCTCGATGCGTGTCTCTCACCAACGAATGTTGAGCCACGTAAATCACTTCTGGATCAAGTTGCACGAACTTTTGCCACAGATGAGGCCATTCTGCCTGATGTTGTGTCACTTGTGGGACCACCTGAGGCACATCATGTGGCCCTTACGGCACGTCTTGCCCCACTACTGGCAGCCTCCTTTAGACCCACATTTGCACCCCACAATACAGCTGAGGTCAGGGCTGTCTTGCAGGcattgatgaataaaattcaaaaatactGCAATTCCACGGCAAAACCCCCAACAACAATAAAGGTGCTTCTCTTGGGCGGGGATTGGCTTCAGGGAGCTGTATTGCGTCACTATGTTGAGCTTCTGGGAGTGAGACCACCTGACTGGGTAAATCACATTCGCTTCTACATTGTTCCTATTGGAAGTAGTGCCATATCGCGGTACCTCAGTGCAGTTGATGCCACTTATGGGGCACTATTTGGCACTGAGGCCTGGCAGCAGCTCTGTGAGCGCGCAATCGGATCGGATCCAGCTCAATCAAAGATTGATGTGATTGAGGTGACAAATAGAGTGCAGAGGTATCTCCATAGTGCTGGGCCATGCACACAAATACCCATTGCTGAAGCTATGGTCAATTATAGAGAGGAGGACTCGTGCCAGATTTTTGTTCCATTTATTAGC GATGTTAAATTAGGATGCCCAGAGGGACCACAGGTGTCTCTGGATTTGGATGAGAGCCTGGGAATAATTAGTCAGCAAACATCGAATGTTTTATCGAGCTCACCACCACAGAGTGGACGTATGTCACCGCCAATGCCGACAACACCGGCAACACCATCACAACAGCAACAAGAGAAGGCCGAGAAGGCAGATAAGGTGGAAAAGATGGAGAAGTTGCAGATGCAGCAGATGCAAATGCAACCAGAATCGTACGAgttgcaaattgactattggCCAGTTGCGTCTCGCTATTCAGACAATAAAGAGAAGAAGGAAGATAAAAAGGGGACGGATCAGGGCAAAAACAGTATTAAGAGCACATTTAGGAATTTACAG GTTTGGCGACTCCCCCAAAATCCTATAACCAGTGAACTACCGTACGGGCTGACGTTGAGCTACGCCACAAAGGAGAAGAAACAGAAAA TAATGCGTTTGGGtaagaagaaggagaaggaTCGTGATATGGAGAAGGAACTATGTGTCGATGGGATTTCTCGTTTAATTTGTTCACCAAAACCATCCCATCCAGTCCCATTGCGTGTCTACATTGATGGCACCGAGTGGACAGGTGTGAAATTTTTCCAGCTCTCCTCACTGTGGCAGACGcatgtgaagaattttccagttGGCCTCATTGGTGCTCCATTGGCTCCGGCTGAAACCTAG